The following proteins are encoded in a genomic region of Actinomadura sp. NAK00032:
- a CDS encoding glycosyltransferase, whose amino-acid sequence MTERPAEPRGRRRPRLLYLAFYFPPSRASGVYRPRATANRLVELGWDVTVFAAPLPFLYDTIGSVDDKLMDTVDPRITLVRPSLNRFVWETDLREYSGFRARFPFLAQSLYTWGQEHVFPEHYASWARASVRKALRMHARRRFDVVLATGNPFASFGAAWLFHKLTRTPYIIDYRDSWTLDQFSEEPRFEDGHPAWRWEGRVLGAAANSLYVNDAQRAWHADRHPHAADRMMTVLNGWDADTLPSIAEPPPAAREAAGAAAEGHAPRFTYVGTVTDQQPIEPLVEGFSRAREHPDMADASLDFYGYFGFFKASVKVLRNRFAAAAAVAGRAGAEPGEGGGEGAEDDGVLAPGVRYRGPVSKTELAGVYRDSDVLVFLNGGGRYVTSGKIFEYMAAGRPIVSVHTPGSAAEELLRGYPLWFNPGGLDPADIAVSMAAAAKAAAGLDGRQVAEAREYAGRFSRNVTLEPLIARLTELAVRRRGVAGRGGSQ is encoded by the coding sequence ATGACTGAACGCCCGGCCGAACCCAGGGGCAGGCGCCGCCCGCGCCTGCTGTACCTGGCCTTCTACTTCCCGCCGTCCCGCGCGAGCGGCGTGTACCGGCCGCGTGCGACCGCGAACCGGCTCGTCGAGCTGGGCTGGGACGTCACGGTGTTCGCGGCGCCGCTGCCGTTCCTCTACGACACGATCGGCTCGGTCGACGACAAGCTCATGGACACCGTCGACCCGCGGATCACGCTCGTCCGGCCGAGCCTGAACCGGTTCGTGTGGGAGACCGATCTGCGGGAGTACAGCGGGTTCCGGGCAAGGTTCCCGTTCCTGGCGCAGTCGCTCTATACGTGGGGGCAGGAGCACGTCTTCCCCGAGCACTACGCGTCGTGGGCGCGGGCCAGTGTCCGGAAGGCGCTGCGGATGCACGCGCGGCGCAGGTTCGACGTGGTGCTCGCGACCGGCAACCCGTTCGCCTCGTTCGGCGCGGCCTGGCTGTTCCACAAGCTGACCCGCACGCCCTACATCATCGACTACCGCGACTCCTGGACCCTCGACCAGTTCTCCGAGGAGCCGAGGTTCGAGGACGGGCATCCCGCCTGGCGGTGGGAGGGCCGGGTGCTGGGGGCGGCGGCGAACTCGCTGTACGTCAACGACGCGCAGCGCGCCTGGCACGCGGACCGGCACCCGCACGCGGCTGACCGGATGATGACCGTCCTGAACGGGTGGGACGCCGACACGCTCCCGAGCATCGCCGAGCCGCCCCCGGCGGCCCGCGAGGCGGCGGGGGCGGCGGCGGAGGGGCACGCGCCCCGGTTCACCTACGTCGGCACCGTCACCGACCAGCAGCCCATCGAGCCGCTGGTCGAGGGGTTCTCCCGGGCCCGGGAGCATCCCGACATGGCGGACGCGTCCCTCGACTTCTACGGGTACTTCGGCTTCTTCAAGGCCTCCGTCAAGGTGCTCCGCAACCGCTTCGCCGCCGCCGCGGCCGTCGCCGGCCGAGCCGGCGCGGAACCCGGCGAGGGGGGCGGCGAGGGGGCCGAGGACGACGGGGTGCTCGCGCCGGGCGTGCGCTACCGGGGGCCGGTGTCCAAGACCGAACTCGCCGGCGTCTACCGGGACTCCGACGTCCTGGTGTTCCTCAACGGCGGCGGCCGCTACGTCACCTCCGGGAAGATCTTCGAGTACATGGCGGCGGGGCGGCCGATCGTGTCCGTCCACACCCCGGGGTCGGCGGCGGAGGAGCTGCTGCGCGGCTACCCGCTGTGGTTCAACCCGGGCGGGCTCGACCCGGCGGACATCGCCGTGTCGATGGCGGCGGCGGCGAAGGCCGCGGCCGGGCTGGACGGGCGGCAGGTCGCCGAGGCCCGCGAGTACGCGGGCCGCTTCTCCCGGAACGTGACCTTGGAGCCGCTCATCGCGCGGCTCACCGAACTTGCCGTGCGCAGGCGCGGCGTGGCGGGACGGGGTGGTTCTCAGTGA
- a CDS encoding acyltransferase — MTPRITPSAQVDPSAKLGDGTTVWDLAQIRENARLGSGCIVSRGAYVGAGVQIGDNVKLQNHALVYEPAVLEDGVFVGPAVVLTNDREPRSVDPDGTLKRGGDWEAVGVHVAEGASLGARSVCVAPVRIGRWAMVAAGAVVTRDVPDFGLVVGVPARRVGWVGRAGARLTEGPDGTWECPRTGERYVEKPAEDGTPVLTEAPEAS, encoded by the coding sequence ATGACACCCCGCATCACGCCGAGCGCCCAGGTCGATCCGAGCGCGAAGCTCGGCGACGGCACCACCGTGTGGGACCTCGCCCAGATCCGCGAGAACGCCCGGCTGGGCTCGGGCTGCATCGTGTCGCGCGGCGCCTACGTCGGCGCGGGCGTCCAGATCGGCGACAACGTGAAGCTGCAGAACCACGCGCTCGTCTACGAGCCCGCCGTGTTGGAGGACGGCGTGTTCGTCGGCCCTGCCGTCGTCCTCACCAACGACCGCGAGCCCCGCTCGGTGGACCCGGACGGCACGCTGAAGCGCGGCGGCGACTGGGAGGCGGTCGGCGTGCACGTCGCCGAGGGCGCCTCGCTCGGCGCCCGGAGCGTGTGCGTCGCGCCGGTCCGGATCGGCCGCTGGGCGATGGTCGCCGCGGGCGCGGTCGTCACCCGGGACGTCCCCGACTTCGGCCTGGTGGTGGGCGTGCCCGCGCGCCGCGTCGGCTGGGTCGGCCGCGCCGGAGCGCGCCTGACCGAGGGCCCGGACGGGACGTGGGAGTGCCCGCGCACCGGCGAGCGCTACGTCGAGAAGCCCGCCGAGGACGGCACGCCCGTCCTCACCGAGGCACCTGAGGCGTCCTGA